Within the Bradyrhizobium cosmicum genome, the region GAATAGTCCTTCGAGCGCTGGTCGGTGTTCTCGATCAGGAGCCCGATCGGCGTGCCCGTCGTCACCTGCACGCCGGTCTCCGGATGCGCCATCACGCCGGAGAGGATTTTAACCTGGTCCGCCTCCTGGCGCTGGGTGGTGAAGCGCGACTGGCCGGGACGGCGGCGATCGAGGTCCTGCTGGATGTCCGCCTCGGTGAGCGGGATCATCGGTGGACAGCCATCGACCACGCAGCCGATCGCCACCCCATGGCTCTCGCCGAAGGTGGTGACGCGGAACATGTGGCCGAAGGTGTTGAAGGACATCGCTGCTCGCTGGCTCGTAAGTCAGTGCTGACTTAGCTCGCCCCGAAATATGCGTCAAATATGCCCCCAGTCGTCAGGGCCGGGCTTGTCCCGGCCATCCACATTCTGGGCCGCCACGAGCGAGTAAGTGCGTGGATGGCCGGGACAAGCCCGGGCATGACGGCGGAGGATGGGGCAACGCGCCCGGCTTAACTGAACTTCTCGAGCCGCCCCTCACGAAACACGTAGACGGCGCCCTGCTCGATATAGAGCTCGGCGGCGCTCGCCGGCGTCTCCAGGCCGAGCGAGACCATCAGGGCCCGGCAGGTGCCGCCATGGGCGACGGCGACGGTGTCGGTTTGGAGCTGATCGTACCAGGCGCGCACGCGGACCTGCACGTCGGCATAGGTCTCCGCGCCGGCGGGACCCACCGTCCATTTGTCGGCGAGGCGCCTGGCGTAGATTTCGGGATCTTTGGCCTCGCTCTCGGCCAGCGTCAGCCCCTCCCAGACGCCGTAGCCGATCTCGCGCAGGCGATCGTCGAGCGCATAGTCCGCGACCGGCAGTTCGAGCTTGCCGCGCGCGAGCTCCATGGTCATGCGTGCCCGTCCGAGCGGGCTCGACACGTAGGGCAGCGCCGCCTTGTCGCGGCCGTCGCGCTTGAAGAGATCGACGAGAATGCCGCCGGCCTGGATGGCCTGATCGCGGCCGCGCGCGTTCAGCGGAATGTCCCTGGTGCCCTGAAGCCTGCCGAGCGCGTTCCAATCGGTCTCGCCGTGGCGAAGATAATAGATCGTGGGCACGGATATTCCAAACTCAGAGACTAGTCCTTGCTGCCGAACGAAATGTCCGGCGCGTCCGGACGCTTCATGCCCAGCACGTGATAGCCGGAATCGACGTGATGCACCTCGCCGGTGACACCGCGCGAGAGATCAGAGAGGAGATACAGCGCGCTGCC harbors:
- a CDS encoding histidine phosphatase family protein, coding for MSVPTIYYLRHGETDWNALGRLQGTRDIPLNARGRDQAIQAGGILVDLFKRDGRDKAALPYVSSPLGRARMTMELARGKLELPVADYALDDRLREIGYGVWEGLTLAESEAKDPEIYARRLADKWTVGPAGAETYADVQVRVRAWYDQLQTDTVAVAHGGTCRALMVSLGLETPASAAELYIEQGAVYVFREGRLEKFS